The following is a genomic window from Streptomyces sp. BHT-5-2.
CGAGCCGGTCGGCCGGGGTGTGGCGGCCTTCCTGTGGCGCACCATCGGCGGGGTGCCGCACGTCCTGGCGCACGCCCGGGTCGAGGGCGGCTTCCTCGACACCGTCGAACTGGGGCCGACCGTTCAGTACACCCCGGAGAACTACCGGCACCTGCCGGCCGAGGACCGCCCGCCGTACCTCGACGCGGTGCTCGACGCCGACCCGTCGCGGATCCGGTACGAGGCCGTGCACTCCGAGGAGGGCGGCCGCTTCCTGAACGCCGAGAGCCGCTACCTGGTCATCGAGGCGGACGAGTCCCAGGCACCCCTGGACCCGCCACCTGGCTACCAGTGGGTCACCCCCGGCCAGCTGACCTCCCTGGTACGGCACGGGCACTACCTCAACGTCCAGGCCCGCACCCTGCTCGCATGTCTCAACGCGATGGGGGAGCAGGGCTGATGGAACCGGTGCGGATCGCCGTCATGGGCCTGGCCTCGATCGCCCGGCGGCGCCTGCTGCCCGCCATGGCGGCCTGCCCCGACGTCGAGATCGTCGCGGTGGCGAGCCGCGACGCGGACCGTGCGCGGGAGGCGGCCCGCGCCTACGGGTGCCGGGCGGTGCACGGCTACGACCGGCTGCTCGACCGCGCGGACGTGGAGGCCGTCTACGTTCCCCTGCCCTCGTCACTGCACGCGCGGTGGACCGAGGCCGCGTTGCGGGCGGGCAAACACGTCCTCGTCGAGAAGCCGCTCGCCGACGACGCCGAGCGCGCCGCCGCGCTGCTGGCGTCGGCCCGGTCGGCGGGCCTGGTGCTGCGGGAGAACGTGATGTTCGTGCACCACGGGCAGCACGCGGCCGTCCGCGCACTGGTCGAGGACGGCGCGATCGGCCAACTGCGCTCCTTCCAGGCGGCGTTCACCATCCCGCCACTACCCGACGACGACATCCGCTACGACCCGGACCTGGGCGGGGGAGCACTGGCGGACGTGGGGGTGTACCCCGTGCGGGCCGCCCAGCACTTCCTGGGGCCGGATCTCGCGGTGCGCGGTGCCGTGCTGACCGCGGGGCCCGGCCGTCGTGTGGAGACCTCCGGTGCGGCGCTGCTGACCGCGGACGGGGGCGTGACCGCCCAGCTGAGCTTCGGCATGGAGCACGCCTACCGGTCCACGTACGAACTGTGCGGCAGCGAGGGCCGGATCCGCATCGACCGTGCCTTCACCCCGCCCGCGGACCACGAACCGGTGGTGTGCCTGACACGCGCCTCGGGGACGGAGCGGATCCGGTTGCCCGCCGAGGACCAGGTGGCGAGCGCCGTCGCGGCGTTCGCCGCCGCCGTGCGCGCCGGGGCGCCGGCCGACGACGCGCCGCTGCGGCAGGCGCGGCTGCTGGACGGCATCCGGCGGCGCGCCGCCGAGGAAGACACAGACCGAGCAGAACCCGCATCGAGGAGTGTGCGATGAGCGCGACCGTGAACTGGATTCCCGAGGGCATGGACCGTGAGGTTCCCAGCGCAGCCCGTGCCTACGACTACATAGCGGGCGGCACCCACCACTTCGAGGCCGACCGGAAGCTGGGGGACCAGGTGCTCTCGGTACTGCCGGCCAGGGACATGTCCCGCCACAACCGGCAGTTCCTCCAGCGTGTGGTGCGCTTCATGGTCGGCCGGGGCATCCGGCAGTTCGTCGACCTGGGCTCCGGGCTGCCGGTGATGGGCAACGTCCACGAGACCGCCCGGCAGGCCGCCCCCGAGTGCCGGGTGGTCTACGTCGACAACGAGCGGGCCACCATCGAGCACAGCGAGCTGATCCTGCGCGGCGACGAGCGCACCGCGATGGTGGGCGAGGACCTGCGTGACCCGGACGCCGTCCTGAACGCCGAGGCCACCCGCCGTCTGATCGACTTCTCGCAGCCGGTCGGCTTCCTGATGCTGGGCGTGACCCAGTTCCTGCACGACGAGGACGACCCGTGGGCCATCACCGCGGCCTACCGCCGGGCGCTGCCCTCCGGCAGCTATCTCGCGCTGTCCTGCTTCACCTGGGACAACGACCCCGAGACGATGCGGAACACGGTCGAGATGTTCCAGCGGAGCGGCCGCACGCCGATCGTGCCGCGCACCGGCGAGGAGGTCCGCAGGCTGCTCGGCGACTTCGAACTGCTCGACCCCGGGCTGGTGTTCACGCCCCAGTGGCGCCCGGACGGCGCCTCCGGCGCCGCCGAGGAGCGCTCCAACCTGTACGCGGCCGTCGCGCGTAAGCCCTGAGCGGGGCGGCGGCGCCCACCGGGCCGGCGCGCCGCCCTGCCGGCGCGTCAGGCCCCTTCGGGGTGCGCCGCCGCCACCATCTCCATGGTGATCTCCAGCAACGCCGACCGCTTCTCCTGGGCGTCCCCGGCGATGTTCGGCAGGGCGAAGGTCCCGAAGTGCAGGGTCAGCAGGGCACTCATACAGCGCAGCTGGTCGGTGAGCGAGGTGTCCGAGTCGGTGAGCATCTCGCCGATGGCGGTCATCTGCTGCCCGAACTCCTTGCCGACCTTGAGGTCGCGCAGGGTCGCCTCGTTCTCCCGAAGGAAGCGGACGAGCGGGACGGAGGCTTCGAGTGCGGCGCTGTAGCGGCGCAGGATCTCCTGCTTGGTCTCGAGGTTCCGGGGCTGCTGGCGCCCCCAGGAGATGATGTCGTCGACGGGGCGGCTCAGGTCCTGGAAGATGCTGAGGAGAATGTCCTCCTTCGACTTGAAGTGGTAATAGATCGCGGGTTTGCTGACCTCCAGGATTTCCGCGATCTCACGCAGCGAGGTCTTCTCGTAGCCGTTTCGGACAAAGAGCTCCAGGGCCACGTCCTGGATGCGCCTGCGGGTGTCCCCCCGCTCCTTCTTCGTACCTTTTCCGGCCACGCTCTCTCCCTCGGTCCGTCCTCACCCGGCTGGGGCCGGAACACCCACTTACCGGTCGGCAGGCAAGTACCCGCCGCCCAGTGTACGTGTGCGCGTCGCGCATCGCCCGCGCGTCCCTCCGGCCCTGGGCACGCCGCCCGCAAGCGCCCCGGCGCGGGCATCGGCTTCGGCACCGCGGGCGAACCGGCCGCCGGGATGCGGGCCATGCCGTCCCCGGCCCGGTTCGCGGACGACCTCGAAGCGCTCGCTCCGCGCCGAGGACGGCCGACACCGGGTCGGCGCACCCGCCATGCTCACCTCCGAACCGAAAGGACCGAAGTGCCCATGTCCTCCCAGCAGTGGAACTTCCACCCGGATCAGTTCTGGATGCGCGGTGAGCGCCCCCCGGCCCCCGTCGCGTACGACGAGGCCAAGCAGCTGTGGAACGTCTACGGCTACGCGGAGGCGCTCCAGGTGCTCAACGACCCGGAGACCTTCTCCTCCGACCTCAGCGTGCTGGCGCCGGAAGGCCAACGGCAGATCTTCCCCGGCAACCTCACGACGATGGACGCGCCCGAGCACACCAAGATGCGCAAGATCGTCAGCGGGGTGTTCACCCGCCGCGTGGTCGCCGGCCTCGAACCCCGTATCAAGGAGATCACCCACGAACTGCTCGACGCGGTCGAGCCGGGCGACTCGTTCGACCTCGTGGAGGTGCTGGCGCACCCGTTGCCCGTCATCGTCATCGCCGAACTGCTCGGGGTTCCCAGCAGCGACCGCCCGCTGTTCAAGGAGTGGGTCGGCAAGCTGCTGGAGAGCAACCAGGCGTTCTCCACCGGCGAGGACACCCCGGAGCTGCAGCGGCAGCGCGAGGAGGCCCTCGCCCAGATCAGGAACCTCTCCGACTACCTGCTCGACCATGTCGAACAGCGCCGCGCCGCCCCGCGCGAGGACCTGCTGACCAGGCTCGTCCAGGCCGAGGTGGACGGCGAGCGGCTGTCCCCGGCCGAGGTGGGCAACTTCTCCCTGGTCCTGCTGGTGGCGGGGCACATCACCACGACGATGCTGCTGGGCAACACGATCCTGTGCCTGGACGCCCACCCTTCGGCCATGGCGGCCGTACGCCGGGACCGCGCCCGCATCCCCACCGCGATCGAGGAGTCGCTGCGGCTGTTCAGCCCGCTGTCCACGCTGCGCCGGGTGACCACTACGGCGGCGCGGATCGGCGACGCCGAGATCCCCCCGCGGTCGGTGGTCATGACGTGGACGGCCGCCGCGGCCCGCGACGAGCGCCAGTTCCGCGACCCGCACACCTTCGACCTCGACCGGGAGAACATCCAGCACCTCTCGTTCGGCAGAGGCGCGCACTTCTGCATGGGTGCGCCGCTGGCCCGCCTTGAAGGCGTGCTCGCCCTGAACATCCTCTTCGACCGCTTCCCGGCGCTGCGCCGCGACCCGGCGCGGGACCCGGAGTTCATGCCGGGGGCCAATGTGACGGGCGTGGAGAAGCTGCACCTGCTCACCTGACCGTCCGGCTCTCCCGAGCGTTCGCGAGCGGGCGCGCCGCGCGCCGCCCCGGGCGGCCCCCCGCGCCGTCCCCACCGGCACGGCGCCATGCCCTGACCACCCGAAGTCCGCGCGTCGCCCGTCCGGGCGACGGAGGAGACCGGAACACCCATGAGGCTGCTGTTCGTCGCGGGCCCGGCCCCGTCCGACATCTACGCCGTCGCCCCCCTCGCCACCGCCGCGCGCGCCGACGGGCACCAGGTGCTGATGTCCACGCCGAAGGAACTGACCCCGGTGGTCACCGGCGTCGGCCTGCCGACCGTCGCCACGACCACCACATCGATCCCCGACATCAGGGCCACCCGCCGCTCCGGCGAGCGTGAGGTGGTCCCCGATGACGTGGACCACCCCGAGTTCATCCGGTACACCGGCCGCTGGCTCGGGCGGCTGGCCGCCGAAACCCTCGTCCGGCTGCGCGAGGTGGCGGCGGCCTGGCGGCCGGACGTGGTGGTCACCGGCCCGCACGCGTACGCGGGGGCACTCCTCGCCCACGAGCTGTCCGTACCGTGGATCCGGCACACCTGGACCGTGCTGGACACCGTGGGCATCCACGTCGGCAGCGAGGGTGAACTGGCGCCGGAGCTGGCCGAACTGGGCCTCGACCGGATTCCCGGACCGGACCTGCTGATCGACAACTGTCCGCCCGGCATCCGCCCGGCGGACGCCTCCCCCGCGCAGCAGATCCGCTACGTTCCCGTCAATGCCCAGCGCCCGGCCGAGCCGTGGATGTACACCCGCGGCGAGCGCCGACGGGTGTGCGTCACCGGCGGGCGCATGGCCGCCCTCGATGACGACTTCGAGCCGATCCGCGGCATGGTGCGGCAGCTGGCCGAGTTGGACGCCGAGGTCGTCATCACGGCGCCGCGGAAGGTCGCTCACGCGCTGCGCGCCGAGTTCGGCGACGTCCGCGCGGGCTGGGTCCCGCTGGACGTACTGATGCCGACCTGCGACCTGATCGTGCACCACGCCGGTGGCGTGCCCGGCCTGCCCGGCCTGACGGCCGCGCTCTCGGGGGTCCCGCAGCTGCTGATGCCACAGGAGAAGAAGATGCACACGGCCGCCCGGCTCGTCGCCGAGTACGGCGCCGCGATCACCCTGCTTCCGGACGAGGTGAGCACCGACAGCGTCGGCAACGGCATCCGCGAGCTGCTCTCCGCCCCGTCCTACGCCGACCGGGCCCAGGCACTGGCCCAGGAAATCGCCCGGATGCCGTCACCCGCCGAGGTCCTGGGCACCGTCGAGCACCTGGCACGGCGCTGAACCGCGCGGACGCCACCCGCTGACCCGCCGCGGCTCGCCCACGTGCGGGGAGGAGTCGGCGGTCGAACTGGTGACTTCAGACAGGAAGTTGACGTCACCGCATCCGCATCCGCATCCGCATCGGCATCGGCGGCCGCGGCCGCAGGCACAGGTACAGCCACAGAAACCGACACAGTCACAGACACCGACACAGGCACTGCACAGACACCGACGGAGACAGGCATATGAAGGGCATCATTCTCGCTGGTGGCAGCGGCACCCGGCTCAGGCCGCTGACCGGAGTGGTCTCGAAGCAGATCCTCCCGGTCTACAACAAGCCGATGATCTACTACCCCCTGTCCGTCCTCATGCTCGCCGGCATCCGGGACATCCTGGTGATCTCCTCGCCGGCTCACCTGGACATGTTCCGCGACCTGCTCGGCGACGGCTCCCGGCTCGGCATCCGGCTGGAGTACGCGGAGCAGAAGGAACCCAACGGCATCGCCGAGGCGTTCATCATCGGCGCCGACCACATCGGCGACGACGACGTGGCGCTGATCCTCGGTGACAACGTCTTCCACGGTCACGGCTTCTCCGAGCTGCTGCGCACCACCGCCGCCCGCCTCGACGGCTGCGCGCTCTTCGGCTACCCGGTCAACGACCCCTGGCGGTACGGCGTCGCCGAACTGGACGCCGACCGACGGCTGACGGGCCTGACGGAGAAGCCCACCGACCCGGTCTCCAACATCGCGGTCACCGGCCTGTACATGTACAGCAACGAGGTGGTCCGGATGGCCCAGGAACTGGTCCCCTCCGACCGCGGCGAGCTGGAGATCACCGATCTGAACAAGGCGTATCTGGCACAGGGCCGGGCCCATCTGGCCGAGCTGGGCCGCGGGTTCGTCTGGCTCGACATGGGCACCCACGACTCCCTGCTGGAGGCCGGCCACTACGTCCAGATCCTCGAACAACGCCAGGGCATACGCATCGGCTGCGTCGAGGAGACCGCCTTCCGGATGGGCTACATCAGCGCGGAGCAGTGCCGCCGGCTCGGTACCGAGCAGTCCAGCACCGACTACGGGTCCTACCTGGTCAGCCTCGTCGAGGGGGACGGGGTGTACGAGGCGCGGGCCCGCCGGACCGCGCCGGCCGGCTGAGCCCGGGCCCCGGCACCGGCACCCCTTCTTCTCCTCGCCCACCCACCTCCGGAGGACCCATGCAGGACCCCGCACCGTCCCGGCCCCCGACCGCGGTCGTGCTGGGAGGCACCGGCTGCATCGGACGGCACGTCTGTACCGCCTTCGCCCGGCACGGCTACCGCGTCGTCGTCGTGGCCCGCCGGCCCGCCCCGCACGTGGCGGAGCACATGTTCCGTCCCCTGGACCTGCTCACGGCGTCCGCCGCCGAGCTGGACGCGCTGTTCCGGGACGCGGACGTACGCGCGAGCGTCGTGGTCAACGCCACCGACATGGCGGGTGCCACCGACCTGACCAGCGCCGCGGACGGCGGCGCGGGCCGCGCGGCCGAACTGCTGGCCGCCAACGAGGGGCTGGCCCGCACGCTGGTCGCGGCCCTGGAGGGCAACCCGGGGCGGCCCCGGCTGGTCCACCTCGGCACCATCCACGAATACGGGCCCGGCCAGGCAGGGGTCCCGTTGCACGAGGAGATCGAGCCGCGGCCCGCGAACGCCTACGCGGACGCCAAGCTGGCCGCGTCCAGGACCATCCTCGACGCGGCCAGCGCGGGCCGCGTCGACGGCGTCGCGCTCCGGCTCGTCAACACCTGCGGCCCCTACCCGACCCCGGCGGGTTTCCCGGGCAAGCTCCTCCCCAGGCTGTGCGCCGCGCGGCAGGGCGCCGAACTCTCCGTGCGCGTCGTCGACGCACGGCGCGACTGGATCGATGTGCGCGATGTCGCCGAAGCGTGCGTGCTGGCCGCCGAACGGCCGGTCAGCGGACGGGTGTTCAACATCGGCAGCGGGATCGCGGTGCCGATGCGGGAACTGGTCGCCCACTGCCTCGCCGCCGCCGGCCTGCCGGATTCCGGCGTCACGGAGGAGGACCGCCCGGGGCACGGCGGCGTGCGCGGCCTGGGTGCCGACTGGATCCAGGCCGACATCCGACTTGCCCGCGACCTGCTGGGCTTCGCCCCGCGCTTCGGACTCAGGCAGTCACTACAGGACATGTGGGATGCGGGCGCCACCAGCCGCTGATCCGCCCCTCTGTGATCGGTGTCACTATTTATGGTTCCTTGGCATTCCCCTTGGATTCCTCTGTGATTGCTGACTTGCTCCTGGTTATCTTTATGAAATTCACGCACTGACGTGGTTGCTTTCTGTGGGCCGGAGCGAAGAAACTCGTCATTACCTTCCGCTGTAGTGTCTCGGTCGGCCATCACGGGCTTTCGGTACCGCCATTCCGGCTTCAGGCCGCGGCGGGGGTGGGATTCGCCCCTGCCGCCGCGATGCTGAACGTGCAGGCGGCGCACTCCGGTCCGCCGGCCGAGGAGCGGCAACAGTGCCCCGTGCCGGACTTCCGTACCGCTCGGCGCCGTGATCAGGCCGACGTCGATGTCTGCCCCGCTCCCGTCGGGACTTCTTCTTCACGAGGCGGATGCGGATCGCTTCGCTCATTCGAAAGGAGTTCGAGTGCGGGTTCTGTTTACCGTGTCCAACTGGCCTGGGCACTGGGCCTCTATGGTGCCCCTGGGGTGGGCGTTGCAGGCGGCCGGGCACGAGGTGAACGTCATGTGTACGCCATGCCAGACGCAACCGGTAAGCGGCGCAGGACTCATGCCGGTTCCGGTTCTCGAGGCTATGGACATGACGGTGCGGGGCCGGCTGCACAACTTCCGCATGGCCGAATTCGGCTCCTGGCCCTTTTCGGAACTCCCGCTGCACCCGCTCACCGGGAAACCGCTTGAGTCGCTCGATGAATTCGATATGAGTGCGTGGTCCCAGGAGAACCATGACTGGGCCATCGGTGTCACGACTCGGAGCAGTGACGCCGCGGTGGATTTCGCGCGCTGGTGGCGTCCCGATCTCGTGGTCCACGACATCATGAGCTTCGAGGGGCCGCTCGTCGGGAAGGTCCTGGACATTCCCGCCGTGTTGCAGCTGTGGGGGCCCGTCGGTCCGGACGACGACGTACCGGGAGCACCGCCGGGGGCGAGCTTCGTGCCCATGGACCCCAGTGGGGCGTTCCCCCGGCACGGCGTGGGGCAGATGGGGCCGCACGTCTATGAGCACGTGATCGACCCCTCTCCCACAAGCGCGCGACCACCCCTGAAGGCTGAGCGGCTGTCCATCCGTCATGTGCCGTACAACGGTCCTGGAGCGCGGCTGCCGCACGGCGAGAGCGGCTCTGCCGGACCGCGGGTGTGCGTGGTTTGGGGGACCTCCGTCAGCGGCATCTACGGGCCGGTTTCGTTCGCGGTGCCTCGCGTGGTGAACGCCCTCGCAGGGCTGGGCGCCGAGGTCCTCGTTCTGCTCGCGGGCGCCGACCGCGAGCGGATGGAGCGCGCGGGAGCACTGCCACCCGGTGTGCGGCTGATGGAGCGCACGCCGTTGCATTTGCTGATGCCCGGCTGCGACGTGGTCATCCACCACGGGGGCGCCGGCTGCGCCATGACCGCTCTGACGGCTGGAGTGCCGCAGCTGGCCATCCACACCGGCCTGGATCAGGAAGTGATCGCCGGCCGGATCGCCGGAGCCGGTGCGGCCCGGTCCCTGTCCAATGTCCAGGCGGACGAGGGGGCGATTCGTGCGGCCGTCACTTCACTCCTCACGGATCCCGCCCATGCGGTCGCCGCACGGAAACTGCGGGACGAGATGGAGTCCCAGCCCACTCCGGCGGCGCTGGTGTCTTCGCTGTCCGCCCTCGCTCAGTGAGTAGGAGACCTGCATGCGCGTCCTGGTGATGACGACTCCTGACCCAAGCCACCTGGCGACTTTGGTGCCGGTCGCCTGGGCTCTCCGTACCGCGGGCCACGAGGTGCTCGTCCTGGGGAGACCCGACAGCGCGGAACCGGCCCGTACGGCAGGGCTGAACTTCGTGAGTCTCGGCGAACCGTTCGACACCGAACAGATGGTGCTCAGTGACCTGGCACCAGGGAAACGCCCACTGGAATCCCGGCCGCGCGGCACGAAGGGCGGCTTCGGAGGTGTGTGGATCGAGCATGCGAAATCCATGGTGGAGGACTACCTGGGTTTTGCCCGCTCCTTCCGTCCGGAACTGATCATTTCCGATCCGCTGGAGTACAGCGCACTCGTTCTGGGAGCCTTGCTGAGCGTCCCGGTCGTTCACCATCGTTGGGGTGTCGATCCGATCGGCACGCCCCGGCTCCCCGCGGCCAGGGAAGAACTGCGCGGGACCTGCCGGTCGCTGGGCCTGGAAACTCTCCCTGAGCCCACGGTGGTCCTTGATTCCTGCCCCGGCGCACTACAGCTCCCGGAACTGAAGCCCGAGACCCCGGTGCGATATGTGCCGTTCAACGGCAGCGAGATGCTGCCTTCCTGGCTGCGTGCGGAGTGGGACCGGCGAGACTCGCGCTCCAAGCGGGTCGCCGTCTCCCTCGGCAGAAGAACCCTGGTCTACAACGGGGTGCCCTTCGTGCGGGCGCTGCTGCGCTCGTTCGCGGAGATGGCGGACGTCGAACTGATCGCCACCGTCGGCGCGGAGTACCGGGAGCGCATCGGTCCGGTGCCGGCCAACGTGCGGATGGTCGACCCTGTCCCGCTCCATCTGCTCCTCGGCTCCTGCGACGCCATCATCACCCATGGCGGTGCGGCCACCACCATGACCGCCACCCTCTTCGGGCTGCCGCAGCTCGTACTTCCGCAGATGGCCGATTGTTTCGCGCACGGCGACCGCCTGGCGGCCACCGGCGCGGGAATCAGCTTCGACACCGTGACCGCCCAAGACGATGCGGGGCTTCTCCGCGAGGCGCTGACACAGCTGCTCACAGATCCCCGGTACGCCGAGGCGGCCGGGTCCCTGCGCACGGAAATGGAGGGCATGCCGTCCCCCGCGCAGATCGCCTCCGATCTGGAGCAGCTCGCGCTCTCCCGCGCCCACAGCTGAATGGCGCGTCAGTACGCCGCTCGTGGTTCACGAAGGAACTTCGCCTTGCCGGCGGTGTGAACTCGCCGGCAGGCGCGGGCTCCTGGCCCTCGCGCACCTGGCTGGGCACCTGCTCACCTGACCAGCACTTCCCCTTCGGGAAGCAGCCCCCCGACAAGACGAGAAGAGAACGGTTCGCCCATGAAGATGCTGTTCGTCGCGGGCCCCACCCCGTCCAACGCGTTCGCTCTCGCCCCGCTCGCGACCGCGGCACGTGATGAGGGGCACCAGGTTTTCATGTCGACACTGAAGGAGCGGACATCGGTGGTGGCGGGGCTCGGCCTGCCCGCCATCGCCGCCACCACCAGTCCGATAGCCGACATCAAGGCCACGCGGCGCTCCGGCGAGCGGGAGATCGTCCCGGACGACGTGGACCACCCCGAGTTCATCCAGTACACGGGCCGCTGGTTCGGACGTGTGGCGGCGGAAAGCCTGGTACAGCTGCGGGAGGTGGCGGCCGGCTGGCGCCCGGACATCGTGATCGGAGGCCCGCACGCCTACGCGGCGGCGCTCCTGGCCCACGAACTGTCGGTGCCGTGGGTGCGGCACACCTGGGCCGCGCTGGACACCGTGGGCATCCACGTGGGCAGCGAGGGCGAACTCCAGCCAGAACTAAGGCAGTTGGGCCTGGACGGCATCCCGCAGCCCGATCTGCTGATCGACAACTGCCCGCCCGGAGTCCGGTGGGCCGGCGCCGCCCCCGCCCAACAGGTCCGGTGGGTCCCCATCAACTCCCAGAACCCCGTCGAACCGTGGATGTACACCCGCGGCGAGCGGCGCAGGGTGTGTGTGACAGGCGGAAGCATGGCCGCCCGGGACAACAACTTCGAGCTCATCCGGAGCATGGTGGACAGCCTCGCCGTCCTCGACGCCGAGATCGTCATCCCCGCGCCGGAGGAGGTCGCCGCCGAACTGCGCAACCAGTGCGACGGCATCCGGGCGGGTTGGATTCCGCTGGACGTGCTGATGCCGACCTGCGACCTCATCGTGCACCACGCCGGCGGCCTCACCGGACAGACCGCGATGATCTCGGGAGTGCCGCAACTGCTCCTGCCCCAGGAGAAGAAGGTCCGCCGCGCCGCGCAACTCGTCGCCGACTACGGTGCCGCGATCAACCTGCTGCCCGACGAGGTCACCCCCGACAGCGTCGCGAAGGCCCTCCAGACACTCATCGAGGACTCGGCTTACAAGGACAGGTCCCAGGCGCTCGGCCGGGAGATCGCCGCCATGCCGTCCCCGAGCGAAGTGGTCGGCGTACTCGAGGACCTGGCAACCCGCTCACGTTAGGGAGACATGTCGATGAGGGTTCTCTTCGTCACCGGCGGCGGCCAGGCGACCGTGTTCTCGCTGGCCCCGCTCGCCA
Proteins encoded in this region:
- a CDS encoding nucleotide disphospho-sugar-binding domain-containing protein → MKMLFVAGPTPSNAFALAPLATAARDEGHQVFMSTLKERTSVVAGLGLPAIAATTSPIADIKATRRSGEREIVPDDVDHPEFIQYTGRWFGRVAAESLVQLREVAAGWRPDIVIGGPHAYAAALLAHELSVPWVRHTWAALDTVGIHVGSEGELQPELRQLGLDGIPQPDLLIDNCPPGVRWAGAAPAQQVRWVPINSQNPVEPWMYTRGERRRVCVTGGSMAARDNNFELIRSMVDSLAVLDAEIVIPAPEEVAAELRNQCDGIRAGWIPLDVLMPTCDLIVHHAGGLTGQTAMISGVPQLLLPQEKKVRRAAQLVADYGAAINLLPDEVTPDSVAKALQTLIEDSAYKDRSQALGREIAAMPSPSEVVGVLEDLATRSR